The following coding sequences are from one Pusillimonas sp. DMV24BSW_D window:
- a CDS encoding competence/damage-inducible protein A: MSTTRIRLIIIGDEILSGRRQDKHMPKLIELLGQRGLQLGGVELVSDDRPTIVQTLKRSFASDDVVFCCGGIGATPDDQTRQSAAEALGVDLALHPEAERLISERCAEMAAKGNGSADMSLPENKQRLQMGVFPVGSEIVPNPYNKIPGFFISNHTFMPGFPVMAWPMMEWTLDHRYRQLHHQTPRVEHSFLVYSLPESRITPALEELERRWPGVKAFSLPSMGDGRSHIDLGVKGEPQAASEALAYLRQAVIEAGGSLTP; the protein is encoded by the coding sequence ATGAGTACAACAAGAATAAGGCTGATTATCATCGGCGATGAAATTCTCTCGGGGCGGCGGCAAGACAAACATATGCCCAAGCTTATTGAATTGTTGGGGCAGCGTGGTTTGCAACTGGGCGGTGTTGAGTTGGTGTCGGACGATCGTCCCACTATTGTGCAAACGCTTAAGCGCAGTTTTGCCAGTGACGACGTGGTTTTTTGCTGTGGCGGGATTGGCGCAACCCCAGATGACCAAACGCGCCAATCGGCGGCTGAAGCCTTGGGGGTTGATTTGGCCTTGCACCCTGAGGCCGAGCGCCTGATTTCAGAGCGCTGCGCGGAAATGGCGGCCAAAGGTAACGGGAGTGCCGATATGAGCTTGCCGGAAAACAAACAGCGTCTGCAAATGGGGGTATTTCCAGTGGGGTCGGAAATTGTGCCGAACCCGTATAACAAAATTCCGGGTTTTTTCATTTCAAATCATACTTTCATGCCCGGTTTCCCGGTTATGGCATGGCCGATGATGGAGTGGACACTGGACCATCGTTATCGCCAATTGCACCATCAAACCCCGCGCGTTGAGCATTCGTTTCTGGTTTACAGCTTGCCGGAATCCCGAATTACCCCCGCCTTGGAGGAGCTGGAGCGTCGTTGGCCTGGTGTAAAAGCCTTTAGCCTGCCCAGCATGGGTGACGGGCGTTCGCATATCGACTTAGGGGTCAAAGGAGAGCCACAAGCTGCCTCTGAAGCACTTGCGTATTTGCGGCAAGCCGTTATAGAGGCGGGTGGATCGCTGACACCTTAG
- a CDS encoding IclR family transcriptional regulator, which yields MSESRASANSSPISIQVLERAMLLLDVLAHQAEPVALKSLAARTGLHTSTTHRILNDLVAGRYVERVDSGLYQLGMRLLELGALVKGRLNVRQVALEPMRELHKLTGQTVNLAVRQNDEILYIERAWNERSGMQVVRAVGGRAPLHLTSTGKLFLSVSDVRQVKAYVARTGLAGATPNSIIDAELLEQELAGIRRSGYARDNEELELGVRCIAAGIYDDAGNLQAGLSISAPAERMHDEWIAALIETAGRISEALGYEGVRLEQAWHA from the coding sequence ATGTCCGAATCGCGCGCTTCAGCCAATTCTTCACCTATTTCCATTCAAGTTTTAGAGCGAGCCATGTTGCTGCTCGATGTTTTGGCACACCAAGCGGAACCCGTCGCGCTGAAAAGCCTGGCGGCGCGAACTGGGTTACATACGTCAACAACGCATCGAATTTTGAATGATCTCGTGGCCGGCCGTTATGTTGAACGAGTGGACAGTGGACTGTATCAATTAGGGATGCGGTTGCTGGAGTTGGGTGCTTTGGTGAAAGGGCGTTTGAATGTACGCCAGGTGGCGCTTGAGCCCATGAGAGAGTTGCATAAGCTTACCGGTCAAACGGTTAATCTGGCCGTGCGGCAGAACGACGAAATTTTATATATCGAGCGCGCCTGGAACGAGCGTTCGGGCATGCAGGTTGTTCGCGCTGTGGGCGGGCGTGCACCATTGCATTTAACTTCGACCGGTAAATTATTTCTTTCGGTTAGCGATGTGCGGCAAGTTAAGGCTTATGTGGCGCGTACGGGCCTGGCGGGCGCCACGCCTAACAGCATCATCGATGCCGAGCTGCTTGAGCAGGAGTTGGCTGGTATCCGGCGATCCGGCTATGCCCGTGATAACGAAGAGTTGGAGTTGGGCGTGCGATGCATTGCCGCCGGTATTTACGATGATGCGGGTAACTTGCAGGCCGGTTTATCCATTTCGGCGCCTGCGGAGCGTATGCACGATGAGTGGATCGCAGCCTTAATTGAAACCGCTGGACGAATTTCAGAGGCGTTAGGTTACGAAGGGGTGCGTCTTGAGCAAGCGTGGCATGCCTAA
- a CDS encoding quinone-dependent dihydroorotate dehydrogenase, producing the protein MSFLFNSYALARPALFSLDAEQAHELTLNALQKAYDCNLTRRLVENRPALPSTLMGLKLRNPVGLAAGLDKNGAHIDALGNLGFGFIEVGTVTPKPQSGNPKPRLFRLPEAHALINRLGFNNDGLDIFLKNVQKSHWRSEGGILGLNIGKNATTPIENAVDDYLIGYHGVYPHADYVTVNISSPNTQNLRALQEASELTDLLSQLQTARKELEDKHQKRVPLVVKIAPDLSAEQVDAIAAVLQRYGVDGVIATNTTLSRDDVTGMPHANETGGLSGPPVHELSLAVIARLRRQLGKEFAIIGVGGILGSQQAREKIGAGANAVQLYTGLIYNGPALITECVQALRDQNLEG; encoded by the coding sequence ATGTCGTTTCTTTTCAATTCTTATGCGCTGGCGCGCCCGGCTCTGTTCTCGCTCGATGCCGAACAGGCCCATGAACTTACTCTGAACGCTTTACAGAAGGCTTACGACTGCAACCTGACACGCAGGCTAGTGGAAAATCGGCCGGCTTTGCCATCGACGCTAATGGGGTTGAAATTACGCAACCCTGTAGGTCTGGCCGCCGGGCTCGACAAAAACGGTGCCCACATTGACGCGTTGGGCAATCTTGGATTCGGTTTTATCGAAGTCGGAACCGTGACCCCAAAACCGCAAAGTGGCAACCCCAAGCCCAGATTATTCAGGCTACCCGAAGCCCATGCGCTGATTAATCGCCTGGGGTTTAATAACGACGGTCTTGACATATTCCTGAAAAATGTACAGAAAAGTCACTGGCGATCCGAGGGCGGCATATTAGGTTTGAATATTGGCAAGAACGCCACAACCCCTATCGAGAACGCAGTAGACGACTACCTGATTGGTTACCACGGCGTATACCCGCATGCCGATTACGTCACGGTGAATATCTCATCGCCCAACACCCAGAATTTACGCGCATTGCAAGAGGCAAGCGAACTTACCGACTTATTGTCGCAGTTGCAAACAGCCCGAAAGGAACTGGAAGACAAACACCAGAAGCGTGTTCCGCTCGTTGTGAAAATCGCACCCGATCTATCCGCGGAACAAGTCGACGCCATCGCGGCGGTTCTTCAACGCTATGGTGTAGATGGCGTCATTGCAACCAACACCACCTTAAGTCGTGATGACGTTACAGGTATGCCTCACGCAAATGAAACGGGCGGCCTGTCGGGGCCGCCCGTTCATGAGCTCTCTTTAGCCGTGATTGCCCGTTTGCGACGACAGCTAGGCAAAGAATTTGCCATTATTGGTGTCGGCGGCATACTGGGTTCCCAGCAAGCACGCGAGAAAATCGGGGCAGGTGCCAACGCTGTTCAGTTATACACCGGGCTTATCTACAATGGCCCGGCACTGATTACTGAATGCGTTCAAGCGTTGCGTGACCAAAACCTGGAAGGTTAA
- a CDS encoding AzlD domain-containing protein: MFEPGTDAYILAVIVFLTLCSLITRAGYFLFGDYLPLTDGIRRALRYAPPAALIAIVVPEVLPWGEGAAAFVDLKMLAVLVAVLVYLRTRSAVLVMVSGMVAYWVIRALLG; this comes from the coding sequence ATGTTTGAACCGGGGACTGACGCTTACATTTTGGCCGTCATTGTATTTTTGACGCTATGCAGTTTGATTACCCGAGCCGGATATTTTTTGTTTGGCGACTATCTGCCCTTAACCGACGGCATTCGACGCGCGCTGCGTTATGCGCCGCCGGCAGCGCTAATCGCCATTGTAGTGCCTGAGGTTTTGCCTTGGGGGGAAGGTGCGGCTGCCTTTGTAGACCTTAAAATGCTGGCGGTGTTGGTTGCAGTGCTCGTTTATTTGCGTACTCGCAGTGCGGTGTTGGTGATGGTAAGTGGGATGGTGGCGTATTGGGTAATACGCGCGCTATTGGGCTAG
- a CDS encoding arginyltransferase: MSDPADLKCHSLQFYATASYPCSYLSGREARSQVAAPMHLITSNMYSRLVEQGFRRSGLFTYRPHCDNCHACKPIRLDVAAFSPNRTQKRIWKQHQNLRARTQPLAFKPEHFSLYQRYIQARHHDSGLDDDSEAQYNQFLLTSRVNSSLVEFREPVDGQLMMISIIDILDNGLSAVYTFFEPAAQGSLGTYGILWQIERCRALQLPWLYLGYWISESRKMAYKSQFHPHQIYVNGRWVNPHQLI; this comes from the coding sequence ATGAGCGACCCCGCCGACCTTAAATGCCACAGCCTGCAGTTCTATGCAACGGCCTCTTACCCCTGTAGTTACTTATCGGGTCGCGAGGCGCGATCGCAGGTTGCAGCCCCGATGCATCTCATTACCAGCAATATGTACTCACGCCTGGTGGAACAGGGGTTTCGGCGCAGCGGCTTGTTTACTTACCGGCCGCATTGCGACAATTGCCATGCATGCAAGCCTATTCGTCTCGATGTCGCCGCGTTTTCGCCCAATCGCACTCAGAAACGAATTTGGAAACAACATCAAAACCTGCGTGCACGTACCCAGCCTCTTGCATTCAAGCCGGAACATTTTTCACTGTATCAGCGCTATATTCAGGCGCGCCACCATGACTCCGGACTGGATGACGACAGCGAGGCGCAGTACAACCAGTTTTTACTGACCAGCCGGGTGAACTCCTCACTTGTCGAGTTCCGCGAGCCGGTCGACGGGCAACTCATGATGATCTCGATCATCGACATCCTCGACAACGGCTTGTCGGCGGTTTACACCTTCTTTGAGCCCGCAGCGCAAGGCAGCCTGGGAACGTACGGCATTCTTTGGCAAATTGAACGCTGCCGCGCGCTTCAACTCCCTTGGCTTTATCTTGGATACTGGATTTCGGAAAGCCGTAAAATGGCATATAAATCCCAATTCCACCCCCATCAAATCTATGTCAATGGCCGGTGGGTTAACCCACACCAGTTAATCTGA
- a CDS encoding DEAD/DEAH box helicase — MADTTISDLTPQTFSELGLHADILKAVAATGYTSPTPIQAQAIPVVMQGRDVMGAAQTGTGKTAAFTLPILHRLMSVANSSASPARHPVRALVLTPTRELADQVADNVSTYGASTPLRSAVVFGGVDINPQRDALRRGCEVLIATPGRLLDHVEQKNVNLGQVGILVLDEADRMLDMGFLPDLDRIVRLLPAQRQTLLFSATFSNEIRKLGRSWLKDPVEIEVAARNATAENVTQIAYPLGGNDKRLAVTHLVKSRGLNQVIVFCNTKIGTSRLARQLDLDGIRSESIHGDKSQLERMKALEAFKAGKLEVLVATDVAARGLDVAGVPCVINYDLPYNAEDYVHRIGRTGRAGASGEAIALFAPDEERFLLDIEKLIKKKIPRGTLDLPTPARRSSSSSAYESRGRHRDSSRSRAPVDDFFSRPYVAANVEAKPRLPTHTSDTKNTRKSVGVLLGGR; from the coding sequence ATGGCAGATACCACTATTTCAGATCTTACTCCCCAGACTTTTTCCGAGCTCGGATTGCATGCCGACATCCTTAAAGCGGTAGCAGCAACGGGATACACATCCCCCACTCCGATTCAGGCGCAAGCCATTCCCGTTGTAATGCAAGGCCGCGATGTAATGGGTGCAGCCCAAACCGGCACAGGCAAAACCGCTGCATTTACACTACCTATTCTGCACCGGCTTATGTCGGTTGCCAATTCCAGCGCATCGCCGGCGCGCCACCCGGTTCGCGCATTGGTTTTAACGCCCACTCGGGAGTTGGCCGATCAAGTTGCCGACAACGTTTCAACATACGGTGCTTCAACACCATTGCGTTCGGCAGTCGTTTTTGGTGGTGTTGATATCAACCCGCAGCGCGATGCATTGCGTCGAGGTTGTGAGGTGTTAATTGCGACGCCTGGTCGGTTGCTTGACCATGTAGAACAAAAGAACGTGAACCTCGGTCAGGTCGGCATTCTTGTGCTCGATGAAGCGGATCGGATGTTGGATATGGGTTTTCTGCCCGATCTCGATCGTATCGTGCGTCTGTTGCCTGCGCAGCGTCAAACGCTATTGTTTTCCGCCACATTCAGTAATGAGATTCGCAAGCTGGGTCGCAGTTGGTTGAAAGATCCTGTTGAAATTGAGGTTGCAGCGCGTAATGCGACAGCGGAAAATGTAACTCAAATTGCCTATCCGCTGGGGGGTAACGATAAGCGGTTGGCAGTGACGCACCTTGTGAAGTCGCGCGGCCTGAATCAGGTGATTGTGTTTTGCAATACGAAAATCGGTACCAGCCGCTTGGCCCGCCAGCTTGATCTCGACGGTATTCGTTCAGAATCCATCCATGGCGACAAAAGTCAGCTTGAGCGCATGAAGGCGCTTGAGGCGTTCAAGGCGGGTAAGCTTGAGGTTTTGGTGGCCACAGATGTCGCGGCGCGTGGGCTCGACGTTGCAGGTGTGCCTTGTGTCATTAATTACGACTTACCTTACAACGCGGAAGATTACGTGCATCGCATCGGGCGTACCGGGCGTGCCGGAGCCTCGGGCGAGGCCATCGCACTCTTTGCACCTGATGAAGAGCGCTTTTTGCTTGACATTGAAAAGCTGATTAAAAAGAAAATTCCGCGTGGCACCCTAGATTTGCCGACGCCGGCGCGTCGATCTTCTTCCTCTTCTGCATACGAGAGCCGTGGCCGCCATCGTGATAGCAGCCGTTCTCGTGCACCTGTGGATGATTTTTTCTCGCGCCCGTATGTTGCCGCAAATGTTGAAGCCAAGCCACGTTTACCCACCCATACCAGCGATACTAAAAATACCCGCAAATCGGTAGGTGTTTTGTTGGGTGGGCGTTAG
- a CDS encoding zinc-finger domain-containing protein, translating to MNRAEDKSVPHGDVIEVDASDLPVYCPGPKAPLWSMHPRVYIEVAKSGQGVCPYCSATYQLKPGQTVHGH from the coding sequence ATGAATCGCGCAGAAGACAAATCTGTTCCCCATGGTGACGTCATCGAGGTCGATGCCTCCGACCTGCCGGTATATTGCCCCGGGCCCAAAGCGCCGCTTTGGTCAATGCACCCCCGGGTTTATATCGAAGTGGCCAAATCCGGCCAGGGCGTTTGTCCTTATTGCAGCGCAACTTACCAGCTCAAACCAGGCCAGACAGTGCACGGCCATTAA
- a CDS encoding M48 family metalloprotease: protein MRLKRWLCTAFLVCAAGVNGLQAQPVGLPSMGAASSADLSPALEQTLGDAIMEQGRRFPSYINDADVSQYLLGLGRRLSQASSGADVTVFGVRDPSINAFALPGGYVGINSGLIVAADNESQLASVVAHEIAHVYQRHVARGMTQSTKSRNIALASIAGALLAALAGSGDLAMGVAAFGQAAAVDQQLGFSRQAEQEADRAGFEMLTKAGFDPAGMVQMFSKLENAARLNRGEGGGAYASTHPLSIQRMSDIENRARGMSAGRHQDSDAFWFVRSKLRVLQARDSGSARNAESVLRQEASQYEGVRRAAAWYGLAYLAWERKAYDEVAQALRQAGAQGVQSPPMASLEIDLAMARNQVEQARQIADRALARWPENQGVGLAAVEALLKNNETSAALKQLDNLIERWPEEPRFYQLQAQAFERLGQPVKARRAMADYYEKMGALAAAVEQLQQARGLSNDFYEQSELDVRIRELQDRVRTNRELLEQFR from the coding sequence ATGAGGTTAAAGCGCTGGCTGTGCACGGCTTTTCTGGTGTGTGCTGCGGGAGTGAATGGTTTGCAGGCCCAACCTGTGGGGTTGCCAAGCATGGGTGCAGCCTCCTCGGCCGACCTTTCTCCCGCGTTAGAGCAAACCCTGGGCGACGCCATTATGGAACAAGGGCGTCGTTTCCCTTCTTACATTAACGATGCCGATGTCTCTCAATATTTGTTGGGCCTGGGGCGTCGTTTAAGCCAGGCTTCATCGGGCGCAGATGTCACCGTCTTTGGCGTTCGCGACCCTTCAATTAATGCGTTCGCGCTGCCGGGGGGCTACGTTGGTATTAATAGTGGTCTCATCGTGGCGGCCGATAACGAGTCACAGTTGGCTTCGGTTGTTGCGCACGAAATCGCGCACGTCTATCAACGCCATGTTGCCCGCGGCATGACACAAAGCACGAAGTCACGAAATATTGCATTGGCGTCAATTGCCGGCGCGTTGCTTGCAGCTTTGGCGGGTAGTGGTGATCTGGCCATGGGTGTTGCGGCATTCGGCCAGGCGGCGGCGGTTGATCAACAACTTGGTTTCTCGCGTCAGGCTGAACAAGAGGCGGATCGGGCCGGCTTTGAGATGCTCACCAAGGCAGGGTTTGATCCGGCGGGAATGGTGCAGATGTTTTCCAAGCTCGAGAACGCCGCACGGCTGAATCGAGGTGAGGGTGGCGGTGCTTACGCAAGTACTCATCCGCTTTCCATTCAGCGTATGTCCGATATTGAAAACCGTGCAAGGGGAATGTCGGCAGGGCGGCATCAAGATAGTGACGCCTTCTGGTTTGTTCGGTCCAAGCTGCGCGTTCTTCAAGCGCGCGACTCTGGCTCCGCACGCAATGCCGAGTCTGTGTTGCGGCAAGAAGCGTCCCAATATGAAGGGGTCAGGCGTGCTGCGGCGTGGTATGGGCTGGCGTATCTGGCGTGGGAACGCAAGGCATATGACGAGGTTGCGCAGGCCTTGCGCCAAGCCGGAGCTCAAGGGGTTCAGTCGCCGCCCATGGCCAGCCTGGAAATTGATTTGGCGATGGCCCGGAATCAAGTTGAACAAGCACGTCAAATTGCTGATCGGGCTCTGGCGCGTTGGCCCGAGAACCAGGGAGTAGGCTTGGCCGCCGTTGAGGCATTATTGAAGAACAATGAAACGTCCGCTGCGTTAAAACAGCTGGACAATTTAATTGAGCGCTGGCCTGAAGAGCCGCGGTTTTATCAACTGCAGGCGCAAGCCTTTGAACGTCTTGGTCAACCGGTTAAGGCGCGTCGGGCCATGGCTGATTATTACGAAAAAATGGGTGCTTTGGCGGCTGCGGTAGAACAGCTTCAGCAGGCAAGGGGACTTTCCAATGATTTCTACGAGCAATCAGAACTTGATGTGCGTATTCGGGAACTTCAGGACCGGGTGAGAACCAATCGTGAGTTACTTGAACAGTTCAGATAA
- a CDS encoding YheT family hydrolase, giving the protein MQTIWGAAGARFHRVAFIRERVTTPDGDFVDFDWTAPGLFADRSADNRKVEPDPALAHTAARRWLEPPDRQALNHAHDIPALVLFHGLEGSSQSRYAQSIAHYFRARGWIVVVAHFRGCSGFPNRMARAYYSGDTDEIGFILAQLKAKAPNAKWHAAGVSLGGNALVKYLGENAEDTHWLHACAAISVPLDLVAAGEALSRTPAGRQVYSRYFLKSMITKIREKAQRFPGITDTFKLGQVKTIRDFDDLYTAPMHGYKNALDYWTRASAKPVLKSVSRPTLILNARNDPFIPEASLPGTSECSDAILLHQPAQGGHVGFITGGFPGNLNWLPNRMANYFERLI; this is encoded by the coding sequence ATGCAAACGATTTGGGGCGCTGCAGGCGCCCGCTTTCATCGGGTTGCATTTATACGCGAACGTGTCACCACACCCGACGGCGATTTTGTCGACTTCGATTGGACTGCACCGGGATTGTTCGCCGATCGTTCCGCCGATAACCGCAAAGTTGAACCCGATCCCGCTTTGGCACATACAGCCGCCCGACGCTGGCTGGAACCACCCGACCGGCAAGCTCTCAACCATGCCCACGATATCCCGGCTTTGGTCCTGTTTCACGGCTTGGAGGGCAGCAGCCAAAGCCGTTACGCGCAATCTATTGCGCACTATTTTCGGGCACGCGGCTGGATTGTTGTTGTCGCGCATTTCCGCGGATGCTCAGGCTTTCCAAACCGAATGGCCCGAGCATACTACTCGGGTGACACCGATGAAATCGGCTTCATTTTGGCGCAACTCAAAGCCAAAGCTCCCAACGCCAAATGGCACGCCGCCGGGGTTTCGTTAGGCGGCAATGCACTGGTTAAATACTTGGGTGAAAATGCGGAAGATACACATTGGCTGCATGCCTGTGCGGCTATTTCAGTACCACTCGATCTGGTGGCGGCAGGAGAGGCTTTATCGCGCACACCGGCTGGTCGTCAGGTGTATTCGCGCTATTTTCTGAAAAGCATGATCACCAAAATTCGCGAAAAAGCACAGCGTTTTCCCGGCATCACGGATACTTTCAAGCTAGGACAAGTTAAAACCATACGTGATTTTGACGACTTATACACAGCGCCCATGCATGGCTATAAGAATGCACTTGACTATTGGACTCGCGCCTCGGCCAAACCCGTGCTCAAGTCAGTCAGCAGGCCCACGCTCATCTTAAACGCCCGCAACGATCCGTTTATACCCGAGGCATCTTTACCTGGAACGAGCGAATGCTCGGATGCCATTTTGTTGCACCAACCGGCGCAAGGTGGGCACGTGGGTTTTATTACCGGTGGCTTTCCCGGCAACCTGAACTGGCTGCCTAACCGAATGGCCAACTATTTCGAACGCCTTATCTGA
- a CDS encoding AzlC family ABC transporter permease: MVATSLWGFVTGIAMIKSGMSEVMATLMTLFVYAGSAQLTALPLIVAGAPVWLIFLAGCVVNIRFVIFGAALQPYFRRYPFLQRLGLGYWSSDMVFVLFMTRYGDAKKRGTRDQLYFYLGVIVPGWISWQIASIAGIYLGAVIPQSWSLEFAATLALLAITVPLVKNIPMAVALVVAGCIAWVGQPLPLRLGLAAAVIGGIVAGVMAEKHRDRAIGGRHV; encoded by the coding sequence ATGGTTGCAACAAGTTTATGGGGCTTTGTGACCGGCATCGCCATGATCAAAAGCGGCATGTCCGAGGTGATGGCGACCTTGATGACATTGTTTGTGTACGCGGGTTCCGCCCAGCTCACTGCTTTGCCGCTGATTGTTGCTGGTGCACCGGTCTGGCTGATTTTTTTGGCCGGTTGCGTAGTAAATATTCGTTTTGTTATTTTCGGTGCCGCATTGCAGCCTTATTTTCGCCGTTACCCTTTTCTGCAACGCCTGGGGTTAGGGTATTGGTCCAGCGACATGGTTTTTGTCTTATTCATGACGCGCTACGGTGATGCGAAAAAGCGGGGGACCCGGGATCAACTCTATTTTTATCTTGGGGTGATCGTTCCAGGCTGGATTTCCTGGCAGATTGCCTCTATTGCCGGCATTTATCTGGGTGCGGTCATTCCTCAGTCGTGGTCGCTCGAGTTTGCCGCCACGTTGGCCTTGCTGGCCATTACCGTTCCGCTGGTGAAAAATATCCCCATGGCGGTTGCGTTGGTGGTGGCGGGTTGTATTGCCTGGGTAGGGCAACCACTGCCGCTGCGGCTGGGGCTGGCCGCTGCCGTTATAGGTGGAATTGTGGCGGGTGTTATGGCCGAAAAGCATCGTGATCGTGCTATAGGAGGGCGTCATGTTTGA
- a CDS encoding EI24 domain-containing protein codes for MNAVTEAMKRALISQFHPKMLLALFLPFIIALLGAIILIWAFWEPLTGWLNTEMAQWGVVNTVDEWMLAIGLFSIKLYMVPLLAVVILLPLSGILGLAIAAIFVMPIVLRHLERRQYQGLRRQGSVIAVQGVWNAVWVGGLFVIGWLLTMPLWLIPPFAVLLPVFWWAFAFTRMLRVDSVLEHASPQERRLLWRRHGREYWILGGIMSLINLFPPAWLVLPVYSALVFAHFSLSALENMRQETVVDV; via the coding sequence ATGAACGCGGTAACCGAAGCGATGAAACGGGCGCTGATATCTCAGTTCCATCCGAAGATGTTGTTAGCCCTGTTTCTGCCGTTCATTATCGCGCTCTTGGGCGCAATTATTCTGATTTGGGCTTTTTGGGAGCCGCTAACCGGGTGGTTGAATACTGAGATGGCCCAATGGGGCGTCGTGAATACAGTTGACGAATGGATGCTGGCTATTGGTCTGTTTTCCATCAAGCTGTATATGGTGCCGTTACTCGCTGTAGTCATTCTATTGCCGTTGTCCGGCATCCTGGGCCTGGCCATTGCCGCTATTTTCGTCATGCCTATCGTGCTTCGCCATTTGGAGCGGCGTCAGTACCAGGGCTTACGCCGGCAAGGCAGTGTCATTGCCGTTCAGGGCGTTTGGAACGCTGTGTGGGTGGGGGGGTTGTTTGTGATTGGCTGGTTGCTCACCATGCCTTTGTGGTTGATTCCTCCATTTGCTGTGTTGTTACCTGTTTTTTGGTGGGCTTTTGCGTTTACCCGTATGTTGCGGGTTGACTCCGTGCTGGAGCATGCCAGCCCTCAGGAGCGTCGTTTGCTTTGGCGTCGGCATGGTCGAGAATACTGGATATTGGGCGGCATTATGTCACTTATTAATTTGTTCCCACCGGCTTGGCTTGTGCTGCCGGTTTATTCCGCGCTGGTGTTTGCGCATTTCAGCTTGAGCGCGCTTGAAAATATGCGACAAGAAACGGTGGTTGATGTTTAA
- a CDS encoding thioredoxin family protein produces MSFYLLPNDLTALQTAFASEPIHKGVSVICYCAEWCDTCRQYLNDFRALAAQWPTHTFIWVDIEENPELLDEEDVENFPTVLIQDDSGNRFFGPLLPHIGHLETLLRKAPELPVSESGPGPVAMLVNN; encoded by the coding sequence ATGTCTTTTTATCTACTCCCCAACGACCTTACCGCATTACAAACGGCATTTGCATCCGAACCGATACACAAAGGGGTTTCCGTTATTTGCTACTGCGCAGAATGGTGCGACACCTGCCGACAATATTTGAATGATTTTCGCGCCCTGGCTGCACAATGGCCCACCCACACTTTTATATGGGTGGACATCGAAGAAAATCCGGAGTTGCTTGATGAGGAAGACGTTGAAAACTTTCCCACCGTCCTGATTCAGGACGATAGCGGAAATCGTTTTTTCGGACCCTTATTGCCTCACATTGGGCATTTGGAAACGCTGCTGCGCAAAGCGCCCGAGCTACCTGTGTCGGAGTCGGGCCCAGGGCCGGTTGCCATGCTGGTGAATAACTAA
- the phaP gene encoding TIGR01841 family phasin (Members of this family are phasins (small proteins associated with inclusions such as PHA granules). Note that several different families of phasins have been named PhaP despite very little sequence similarity to each other.), whose protein sequence is MSAIPQSIYANQKASLDKILAAQGSIFGGFEKLVDLNLKVWKATFDDVARVSQQAIELKDPQDAVAFTSNAMQPNADKAVAYSKHVYDIFTSVQADLTKLTEEQVNESQQQLHDAIEEFAKSAPTGSESAIALMKSSVVSATNAYETATKAAKQASDAAQSNITAATNASLKAATEAAEAGKKATSRARSAS, encoded by the coding sequence ATGAGCGCAATTCCACAATCTATTTATGCTAACCAGAAAGCGTCGCTCGACAAGATCCTGGCTGCTCAGGGTTCAATCTTCGGCGGCTTTGAAAAACTGGTTGATCTGAATCTTAAAGTCTGGAAAGCAACTTTCGATGACGTTGCCCGTGTATCGCAGCAGGCTATCGAATTGAAAGACCCTCAGGACGCAGTTGCTTTCACCAGCAATGCAATGCAACCCAATGCCGACAAGGCAGTGGCTTACAGCAAACATGTATACGACATTTTTACTTCGGTTCAGGCCGACTTAACCAAACTCACTGAAGAGCAGGTTAATGAAAGCCAGCAGCAATTGCATGACGCCATTGAGGAGTTTGCAAAATCTGCCCCTACCGGTTCTGAAAGCGCCATTGCGCTAATGAAGTCGTCAGTGGTTAGTGCAACGAATGCTTATGAAACTGCCACCAAGGCAGCCAAGCAAGCGTCCGACGCCGCTCAGTCGAACATCACCGCTGCAACCAATGCCAGCTTGAAGGCGGCAACTGAAGCTGCTGAAGCAGGCAAGAAAGCAACAAGTCGCGCTCGTAGCGCGTCGTAA